One Gossypium hirsutum isolate 1008001.06 chromosome A11, Gossypium_hirsutum_v2.1, whole genome shotgun sequence genomic window carries:
- the LOC107923336 gene encoding F-box protein At3g07870: protein MEESTMKEGKLMKKGKAAANMMDRLPREVVVHILSRLPLPSLLNSKLVCRGWRTLIRDPFFISKHLSNLAEAGNDPSFILESNWPIPDQRHFIDFFDHSEGKVISKKLPSSPMPMYLVDSCNGLLCMHDTSRSVYICNPFTRLYIELPKLIKYPTLVGNLGLGFHQKTKEYKVIQIVFRRKLRRVDSSTTSTTSSESEVQILTIGSPSWRDLGTIPYRFIHSKTKALVNGRLHWLSKPNRYTTASLLVSFDLETEQFQEVPKPDCCGSERCLRHLMVVRGCLSAGAFHENDERVEIWVMKEYGAKESWIKELSIGRYMPPTLTQQESRHFIYSKRNLFVRVLCVLKNGEILLEYKSRALVIYDPQHETFKEFTFPEMPRWFKIIIHVGSLNWLHH from the coding sequence aTGGAGGAATCGACAATGAAAGAGGGCAAACTTATGAAGAAAGGGAAGGCAGCAGCAAATATGATGGATCGTCTTCCTCGGGAAGTCGTCGTCCATATACTATCCAGGCTTCCCTTACCATCGTTGCTGAATTCAAAGCTGGTTTGCCGAGGCTGGCGAACCCTAATACGAGATCCATTTTTTATTAGTAAGCACTTGTCGAACTTGGCCGAGGCCGGCAACGATCCCAGCTTCATCTTGGAAAGCAATTGGCCTATCCCCGATCAACGCCACTTCATTGATTTCTTTGATCATAGTGAAGGAAAAGTGATCTCCAAGAAGCTCCCGAGTTCTCCTATGCCCATGTATTTGGTAGATTCATGCAATGGGTTGCTTTGCATGCACGATACATCGCGTAGCGTATACATTTGCAACCCTTTTACCAGGCTTTACATCGAGCTCCCCAAGCTCATCAAGTATCCAACACTGGTGGGAAATTTGGGGTTGGGTTTTCATCAGAAAACAAAAGAATACAAGGTGATCCAGATAGTGTTTCGAAGAAAATTGAGAAGAGTCGACTCCAGTACTACATCAACCACTTCGAGTGAATCGGAGGTTCAGATTTTGACTATCGGCAGCCCTTCTTGGAGGGATCTAGGAACGATACCATACCGTTTTATTCATTCGAAAACCAAGGCTTTGGTCAATGGGAGACTCCATTGGCTTTCCAAGCCTAACAGGTACACCACTGCTAGCTTGCTCGTATCCTTCGATCTCGAAACAGAGCAATTCCAGGAGGTGCCGAAACCTGATTGTTGCGGCTCAGAGAGGTGTTTGCGGCATCTTATGGTTGTACGAGGTTGTCTCTCGGCTGGTGCGTTTCATGAGAATGATGAACGAGTGGAGATTTGGGTAATGAAGGAGTATGGTGCGAAAGAGTCTTGGATCAAGGAGTTGAGCATCGGAAGGTACATGCCTCCGACGTTGACGCAACAAGAGAGTCGCCACTTCATCTATTCAAAGCGTAATTTATTTGTTCGAGTTCTATGTGTGTTGAAAAATGGCGAGATCTTATTGGAGTACAAAAGCAGGGCTCTTGTTATTTACGATCCACAGCATGAGACGTTCAAGGAGTTTACGTTTCCAGAAATGCCTCGTTGgttcaaaataattattcatgttGGAAGCCTGAATTGGCTTCATCATTAA
- the LOC107923668 gene encoding F-box protein At3g07870 gives MSKLVKTSEQQTSNIMEKLPQEIILVILSRLPSTSLLQSMLVCRAWRRLTRDPLLVATHFSHMADKDGPSFIFQSNRPSSSYQLFFIDFSDFHSQGKVMFKKLPHLMSIYLLDSCNGLLCMRDARWIYICNPFTRVYLQLPKLVNYPAQVGHIAFGFHQTTKQYKVIQVVYLRQQVLLGGRINVATSTLVQSQVHVLTIGDPSWRHIGTLPYDLARPIPKALVNGRLHWLSKPNNDNTASILISFDLETEQFQEMAKPDCCGSNRCFHHLMVLRGFLSAGAYHDNDELEVWVMKEYGIKESWIKEFTIGNHLPPTLQQNDLLHFNMAKARFPNSSVRVLCILRNDEILLEYLNRVVVVFDPRHGTFKELTFDAMPHWYKLVVHVGSLNWIHIPVC, from the coding sequence ATGAGCAAACTTGTGAAGACTTCAGAGCAACAAACCTCCAACATAATGGAGAAACTTCCTCAAGAGATCATCCTTGTTATACTATCCAGGCTTCCATCAACATCTCTGCTACAATCGATGTTGGTTTGCCGAGCTTGGCGAAGATTAACACGAGATCCGCTTCTTGTTGCTACCCATTTCTCTCACATGGCCGACAAAGATGGTCCAAGCTTCATCTTCCAAAGCAATCGGCCTAGTTCATCGTATCAGCTTTTCTTTATAGATTTCTCCGACTTCCATAGCCAAGGAAAGGTGATGTTTAAGAAACTTCCCCATCTCATGTCTATTTATTTGCTAGATTCATGCAACGGCTTGCTTTGCATGCGGGATGCAAGATGGATATACATTTGCAACCCCTTTACTAGGGTTTACTTACAGCTACCGAAATTGGTTAACTATCCAGCACAAGTGGGACACATTGCATTCGGGTTTCATCAAACTACAAAACAGTACAAGGTAATCCAGGTAGTATATCTTAGACAACAGGTTTTACTAGGTGGTCGGATCAATGTTGCTACCTCGACTTTGGTACAATCTCAGGTCCATGTTCTAACAATCGGAGATCCCTCTTGGAGACATATAGGAACCTTGCCTTATGATTTGGCTCGCCCGATCCCCAAAGCTTTGGTCAATGGGAGGCTTCATTGGCTTTCAAAGCCTAACAATGACAACACGGCTAGCATTCTCATCTCGTTTGACCTCGAAACTGAGCAGTTCCAAGAGATGGCTAAGCCAGATTGTTGTGGCTCAAACAGGTGTTTTCATCATCTCATGGTTCTGCGAGGTTTTCTCTCAGCTGGTGCGTATCATGATAACGACGAGTTGGAGGTTTGGGTTATGAAGGAATACGGTATAAAAGAATCTTGGATCAAAGAATTCACCATCGGGAATCACTTGCCACCAACATTGCAGCAAAATGATCTTTTACACTTCAATATGGCAAAGGCTCGTTTCCCTAATTCATCTGTCAGAGTTCTATGTATTCTGAGGAATGATGAGATCTTGTTGGAGTACCTAAACCGAGTAGTTGTTGTCTTTGATCCCCGACATGGAACATTCAAGGAGCTTACGTTCGATGCGATGCCGCATTGGTACAAATTAGTTGTTCATGTTGGCAGCCTGAACTGGATTCACATCCCTGTATGTTAA